The genomic region TTGGGAATATTGAGCGCAATTCAATTGCTTGCTTTGAAAAAGGTCCGCGCAGAATAAGCCCATTTTTCATCCCTTCAGCGCTTGTCAATATGCTAGGAGGCTTTACTTCTATCGAGTTTGGGATTAAGGGAGCAAATCTCGCGAGCGTTACAGCTTGCGCGGCTGGCACACACGCGATTATCGAAGCAGCAAAAAGCATTATGGTAAATGAAGTAGACAAAATGCTTGTGGTTGCCTCAGAATCTGCTATTTGCCCTGTTGGGATTGGTGGTTTTGCCGCGATGAAAGCGCTTTGCGATAGAAATGATGAGCCACAAGTCGCGTCACGACCATTTGATAAAGACAGGAGCGGTTTTGTGATGGGCGAAGGCGCAGGCGCGCTTGTTTTGGAAGAGTATGAGAGTGCAAAAGCGCGTGGTGCGAAAATCTATGCGGAATTGGTCGGCTTTGGTGAAAGTGGCGATGCAAACCACATCACCACACCAGCACCCGGTGGGGAGGGTGCGTTACGCGCAATGAAAGCAGCACTCAAAATGGCAAATACAAAAATCGACTATGTCAATGCGCACGGCACGAGTACAGCGTATAACGATCTTTTTGAAACAATGGCGCTTAAAGCAGTCTTTGGTTCAAAAGATTCTGTTCCGCCGGTAAGCTCTACAAAAGGGCAAATTGGGCATTGTCTCGGTGCCGCGGGTGGCTTAGAAGCCGTTATTTCTATTATGGCGATACAAGAAGGCGTCTTGCCTCCTACGATTAATTATCAAACACCTGACCCTGAATGCGATTTGGATTATATCCCAAATGTCGCTAGAGAGGCTAAAGTAGATGTTGTGATGAGCAACTCTTTTGGCTTTGGCGGGACAAATGGCGTTGTAATTTTTAAAAGGTTGTAAGTAAAGACTATGGCAACTTACTTAGATTTCGAGCAAAAACTTAAGGCTATTCAGGATGATATAGAATCTGCCATAATCAGAGGTGATACTCATGCTCAAGAGATTCTTCAAAAAGCCTTGCAAAAAGAGATTGCTCAAGTTTATAGCGGTATGAGTGATTATCAAAAGCTTCAGCTCGCGCGTCACCCAGATCGCCCGTATGCGATGGATTATATCGAGCTTATTTTGAAAGATAAATATGAAATTTGTGGCGATAGGCATTTTCACGATGATAAAGCGATTGTGTGTTTTATCGGTAAGATTGGCGAGCAGAGCACGGTGGTTATCGGCGAGGAAAAGGGACGCGGGACAAAAAACAAGCTTATGCGAAATTTTGGTATGCCTCACCCTGAAGGCTACAGAAAGGCTTTGCGCGTTGCGAAGTTGGCTGAGAAATTTAAACTTCCATTACTTATGCTTGTGGATACTTCTGGTGCATATCCGGGTATTGGCGCGGAAGAGCGTGGGCAGAGTGAGGCGATTGCCAAGAATCTGCAAGAGTTTGCCGCGCTTAAAACACCCACGATATCTATCGTCATTGGCGAAGGTGGGAGCGGAGGTGCGCTGGCTATAGGTGTGGCTGATAGATTAGCGATGATGCAGTATTCTATTTTTAGCGTTATCTCGCCGGAGGGCTGTGCAGCGATTTTGTGGAATGACCCAAGCAAGCTAGAAACTGCGACAAAGGCGCTCAAAATCACACCCGATGAGCTAAAAAAGCTCAATCTCATAGATTCTGTTGTCCAAGAACCGAGTATTGGCGCACACCGCGATAAACACAATGCCGCAAAGGCGATTGAAGAATATTTCCTTAATGAACTTGAAGAAATAAAGCAAGATGAATCCTATCTTGACAAACGTTAC from Helicobacter himalayensis harbors:
- a CDS encoding beta-ketoacyl-ACP synthase II — translated: MRRVVVTGLGMINSLGLNRGDSFKAIIDGKCGIKRISLFDAENFPVKIAGEIEGFNPEEVMDPKEVKKAERFIQLGLKASREALLDCGLLQSDGKVSEALADNFGVSCGSGIGGLGNIERNSIACFEKGPRRISPFFIPSALVNMLGGFTSIEFGIKGANLASVTACAAGTHAIIEAAKSIMVNEVDKMLVVASESAICPVGIGGFAAMKALCDRNDEPQVASRPFDKDRSGFVMGEGAGALVLEEYESAKARGAKIYAELVGFGESGDANHITTPAPGGEGALRAMKAALKMANTKIDYVNAHGTSTAYNDLFETMALKAVFGSKDSVPPVSSTKGQIGHCLGAAGGLEAVISIMAIQEGVLPPTINYQTPDPECDLDYIPNVAREAKVDVVMSNSFGFGGTNGVVIFKRL
- the accA gene encoding acetyl-CoA carboxylase carboxyl transferase subunit alpha yields the protein MATYLDFEQKLKAIQDDIESAIIRGDTHAQEILQKALQKEIAQVYSGMSDYQKLQLARHPDRPYAMDYIELILKDKYEICGDRHFHDDKAIVCFIGKIGEQSTVVIGEEKGRGTKNKLMRNFGMPHPEGYRKALRVAKLAEKFKLPLLMLVDTSGAYPGIGAEERGQSEAIAKNLQEFAALKTPTISIVIGEGGSGGALAIGVADRLAMMQYSIFSVISPEGCAAILWNDPSKLETATKALKITPDELKKLNLIDSVVQEPSIGAHRDKHNAAKAIEEYFLNELEEIKQDESYLDKRYEKLMRYGVFGG